The following coding sequences are from one Arachis hypogaea cultivar Tifrunner chromosome 7, arahy.Tifrunner.gnm2.J5K5, whole genome shotgun sequence window:
- the LOC112702030 gene encoding uncharacterized protein — protein MKHLNAVSFTSDSTLPTQLTTQHSTTPIKYSVPPHDSIVKTSSPSGIMMKRGYKSKSWNGSQNCRVPLPVISLGLMLMLVLVIVFVVLQNDDGKPNLAHEINDGQKTSLSSEIPQQKWNNFDSVVKLKPTRETRNGTDVIWQVPEAPKGVLFLAHGCDGRAVNFWDRSPQCPDCVGLPEERLLVLNALARGFAVITISSAGRCWAYNGVEKFVVKDIIKWFVGKEKLEKLPLVALGASSGGYFVSLLPTIMKFNSIVLMIAEGMFEKFDVEENYPPTLFVHMPKDLYRQQKIDEYVEILKEKGIAADVVECMELPLSPNFLADRVPGLDQRLSRRLFEFFRKEGFIDRNGYMKKDGRVTKWRKVLQEKKNFLVDKHLVPHIQEELNLAFAYHEMTSVHSDKIFKWFESHMS, from the exons ATGAAACACCTGAATGCAGTTTCTTTCACATCAGATTCAACGCTCCCAACTCAACTCACAACTCaacattcaacaacaccaatcaaATATTCAGTTCCGCCACATGATTCCAT TGTGAAGACTTCATCACCTTCTGGCATCATGATGAAGCGTGGTTACAAATCCAAGTCATGGAATGGTTCTCAGAATTGCAGGGTTCCTTTGCCTGTCATTTCTCTTGGATTGATGCTGATGCTAGTGTTAGTGATTGTTTTTGTAGTGCTTCAGAATGATGATGGAAAACCTAATTTAGCTCATGAAATTAATGATGGCCAGAAAACAAGTTTATCTTCAGAAATACCTCAACAAAAGTGGAATAACTTCGACTCGGTGGTGAAATTGAAGCCAACAAGAGAGACTAGGAATGGAACAGATGTGATTTGGCAAGTGCCTGAAGCACCCAAAGGTGTTCTCTTTCTGGCACATGGATGCGATGGCCGTGCCGTTAACTTTTGGGACCGATCCCCTCAGTGCCCTGATTGCGTTGGTTTGCCTGAAGAACGGCTGCTTGTTCTTAACGCCCTTGCTCGGGGTTTTGCCGTGATCACCATTTCGAGTGCTGGAAGATGTTGGGCTTATAATGGTGTGGAAAAGTTTGTAGTCAAAGACATTATCAAATGGTTTGTTGGTAAAGAGAAGCTTGAGAAACTTCCCCTGGTGGCTCTTGGTGCTTCGTCTGGGGGATATTTTGTATCATTGCTTCCAACCATTATGAAGTTTAATAGTATTGTCCTCATGATTGCCGAGGGAATGTTTGagaaatttgatgttgaagaaaACTACCCGCCTACCCTATTCGTTCACATGCCAAAGGATCTGTATAGGCAGCAGAAAATAGATGAATATGTGGAGATTTTGAAAGAGAAAGGGATTGctgctgatgttgttgaatgCATGGAGCTCCCATTATCACCAAACTTTTTAGCAGATAGAGTTCCAGGTCTTGATCAGAGACTTTCCCGAAGGTTATTCGAATTCTTTCGCAAAGAGGGATTTATTGATCGCAATGGATATATGAAGAAAGACGGCCGGGTAACAAAATGGAGAAAGGTACTTCAGGAGAAGAAAAATTTCTTGGTGGATAAGCATCTCGTACCTCATATCCAGGAGGAGCTAAACCTTGCATTTGCGTATCATGAGATGACTAGTGTGCATTCAGATAAAATCTTCAAGTGGTTTGAATCTCATATGAGCTGA